TCCTCATTTTACGGGACCTTGATGCGATCCTTGGTGACGCATTCGCGTTTCCCGATGCATTTAGGCGATCACAAATCCTTGCTGATCGCACTTCGCGTACCAGGCACGCGCGTATCCGCTTCGGGAAAGACAGTCGCGCTAGGGCGCAACGGGCGGGCGAAAACATGGCTGACCGTATCCGCGCCGCCCTGGCCGCGCGGCAAATCGAGGCCATTGTCATTGCCAAGCCACTAGATAATCAGACCGAGCCTTATTGGCCGCGAATAGAATATGCCGTCCTGCTACCCGTCGATCATCTCATTGCTTTCATGCACCTGGCAGAGGAGTTTATCGACGTGGTGCGGAGCTTCTCCGATGCTCCCAGGATCACGATCGTACCGATGCGCGAGGGGATGATCGTGACTCTACTGGCGGGTGTGATCCGGGACAGTTTCCTCCCGGCGCCCGATTTCAAGGGAAGATGGGACGGCCACCTCCCGCATCCCTTTCTGGAAGAAGAAGCGGCGGGTGCATTCTGTGAGGCGTTCACCGTACTGGTGGAAGCATCGACTGTGCTCGCGAATGCCGATCGTCCGCTCAACGAGGAGGAAATGGCGCACGCGCAAGGCTTAATCGACCGAATTCGGGAGAGGCTCGCAGTTCTGAGCAGGCTCCGTGACGAGCAATCGGACGAGGACGCCGCGCTCGCCTGCGCGTTCACCGCCGAGGTCCTGAACCGGCTCGTCACCGAATTTGACGGCGATCCTGAGGGATCACTGTCGGCCGAGATCGCCAGGATGGGGAACGGTCAGCCTTCCGGATTCACAACTCAGGTTATCGCCTATCGCATCGGCCTTCTGGAGCGGGACATCCTCTGCTCACGGGCAAAAGCTGGAACGGGCCCCTGAACCCGCCTTTCCGGAATGTAGAAGATTCCCGGGATCCGAACAGTGAATAGGATCAACGCCATTTCGGGCTTTCTCGCATCGCAATGATCATCGCGAAGAAAGGCCGGCCGGCTGGCGTCGGCACCAGCCCCCATCCGCTGCAGGTTGTGCAGTCCGACGGACCCATTACACCGGGTTTCCGGTTCTGCTTGGCGGACGGCATATCGAACCAGCGCCCGCTCCCCGAACAATCGGGGCATGCCGTGATCATATCATCCATTTGTCATCACACTCCCCTTGCTACCTCGCGAGTCGATAGGGCGTTTTTCTATGTAGCCACTGCCCATGTCGCATTCACCTTATCACGCCATAGCCAAGTAAGATCGACTGATAGAGACAGAGTCTTCAGATAAAACTCTATCTTTCACAATGGAAATACATAAAATAACGAGAATTAATTTCTCTTTATCGAAAAATTTGCCGATTCACTGCCAGCCCATCGCTCGGCGAGCGCAAATCGACTTGCGCAATAAATTCTATCAGTCATGTGCAAGAGATGCTACGATAGAGGATAGCGAAGGAGATTGGCAATGGACAGCAAGGCGTTGACGACCCCGACGGCGCTCGACCTTCCCCTCGACAGCGCGGCGCTGCGCCGACTGATCGACGAAGTGGCGGGCGGCCAGCATTCCGCGATGCGGGGATATAACCGTACCCATAACCGACATAATCGGTG
This DNA window, taken from Sphingomonas sp. AP4-R1, encodes the following:
- the yhhA gene encoding YhhA family cyclophane-containing RiPP (triceptide-type peptide natural product; maturases include a radical SAM/SPASM enzyme and a 2OG-Fe(II) oxygenase), giving the protein MDSKALTTPTALDLPLDSAALRRLIDEVAGGQHSAMRGYNRTHNRHNR